A genome region from Christensenella minuta includes the following:
- a CDS encoding NADH-quinone oxidoreductase subunit NuoE family protein translates to MGNTAEVQVKYDELKGYIAEMMKKPGPLMPIMQKAQDIFGSLPFDVQKFISEEMQIPMSDIYGVATFYSQFALEPKGKHVIGVCMGTACYVKKAEGILNALGDELQTAPGGTTPDALFTLEATRCLGCCGLAPVIMIDDQVYGRLKPEDIPGIIGLYRNKQ, encoded by the coding sequence ATGGGGAACACCGCAGAAGTACAAGTGAAGTATGACGAATTAAAAGGCTATATCGCGGAGATGATGAAGAAGCCCGGCCCGCTGATGCCGATCATGCAGAAGGCGCAGGATATTTTCGGTTCTCTGCCGTTTGACGTGCAAAAGTTCATCTCGGAAGAAATGCAGATTCCGATGTCTGATATCTATGGCGTAGCAACATTTTATTCCCAGTTTGCGCTGGAACCGAAGGGCAAGCATGTGATCGGCGTGTGTATGGGTACGGCATGCTATGTCAAAAAAGCGGAAGGTATCCTGAATGCGCTTGGCGACGAACTGCAAACGGCGCCGGGCGGCACAACGCCGGATGCGCTGTTTACCCTTGAGGCAACGCGCTGCCTTGGCTGCTGCGGCCTTGCGCCGGTCATTATGATCGACGACCAGGTCTATGGCAGACTGAAGCCGGAAGACATCCCGGGGATCATCGGCCTTTATAGAAATAAACAGTAA
- a CDS encoding PHP domain-containing protein produces the protein MRLYYDLHIHSALSPCADDDMTPNNIVNMAKLKGLDLITVSDHNSARNVEAVAKVAQQAGILFLPGIEMTTAEEVHVLAFFEEPESAREFGDKLYTELPDIKNRPDYFGNQLIMDENDEVVGTLDKLLISALPYDIDESCALVREYGGYPIPAHINKGANSVLANLGFFPPQLSFKTIETVPGLAIENDVSRFEQIYSSDAHNLWQIAERERHLEVKDANVRTILQKLCD, from the coding sequence ATGCGGCTTTATTATGACCTGCATATTCATTCCGCGCTTTCGCCGTGTGCGGATGATGATATGACGCCCAATAATATTGTCAATATGGCGAAGCTGAAAGGGCTTGACCTCATAACGGTGAGCGATCATAATTCCGCCCGTAATGTGGAGGCGGTGGCAAAGGTTGCGCAGCAGGCGGGGATTCTTTTTTTGCCGGGAATCGAAATGACGACGGCGGAAGAAGTTCATGTGCTTGCTTTTTTTGAAGAACCGGAATCGGCGCGGGAATTTGGGGACAAACTATATACGGAGCTTCCCGATATTAAAAACAGACCGGACTATTTTGGAAATCAGCTTATCATGGACGAGAACGACGAAGTAGTGGGAACGCTCGACAAGCTTCTGATTTCTGCCCTCCCTTATGATATAGATGAAAGCTGCGCGCTGGTCCGGGAATATGGAGGTTATCCGATCCCGGCACATATCAACAAAGGGGCGAATTCCGTACTGGCCAATCTTGGATTTTTTCCGCCCCAGCTTTCCTTCAAAACAATCGAGACAGTACCCGGACTTGCGATTGAAAACGATGTGTCGCGTTTTGAGCAAATATATTCGTCGGATGCACATAATTTGTGGCAGATTGCGGAGCGGGAACGGCATCTTGAAGTGAAAGATGCGAATGTCCGAACAATTCTACAAAAATTATGTGACTAA
- a CDS encoding [Fe-Fe] hydrogenase large subunit C-terminal domain-containing protein, whose translation MEKYFHSVRLEKEKCSGCTNCIKRCPTEAIRVQKGKAKILKERCIDCGECIRVCPYHAKNAVTDPLSSISQFKYKIALPAPALYAQFKMVNQVDKVDRVLSGLKAMGFDDVFEVAKGAEICAKAIAAELEKPGNRPLISSACPAVVRLIQVRFPELLDNVVKVDAPVEVAAKVAKEEFARKNNVDIADIGAYFITPCPAKMTSIKSPLAKEKSDVDGAISILEVYGLLTGQLKAADAKHFDGVKASAKGIGWANSGGETFAVGEKNALAVDGISNVARALEDIENDKLKDLDFFEGLACVGGCVGGPLVFESAFVAQSRVQKICDEVGYDRAVEEQAEQYAQTGVAATRKQMEAVDVMKLDDDRMEALRKIQQIEELVQKLPGMDCGSCGAPSCRALAEDIVRGHAQEMDCVFILKEKVRYLAEEMVDLASKDKISEDETE comes from the coding sequence ATGGAAAAGTATTTTCATTCGGTACGCCTTGAAAAGGAAAAGTGTTCAGGCTGCACCAATTGCATCAAACGGTGCCCAACAGAGGCAATCCGGGTCCAAAAGGGAAAAGCGAAGATATTGAAGGAGCGGTGCATAGATTGCGGGGAATGTATCCGCGTTTGTCCGTATCATGCCAAGAACGCGGTAACGGACCCGCTTTCCAGTATCAGCCAGTTTAAGTATAAAATTGCGCTGCCCGCTCCGGCCTTGTATGCACAATTTAAGATGGTGAATCAAGTTGATAAGGTCGACCGGGTTCTCTCCGGCCTCAAAGCAATGGGGTTCGATGATGTGTTTGAAGTTGCAAAGGGAGCGGAAATCTGTGCGAAAGCGATTGCTGCGGAGCTTGAAAAGCCTGGTAACAGGCCGCTTATTTCGTCCGCATGCCCTGCGGTCGTGCGGCTGATCCAGGTCCGGTTTCCCGAGCTTCTTGATAATGTGGTCAAGGTCGACGCGCCGGTGGAGGTTGCGGCCAAAGTGGCAAAGGAAGAATTTGCCAGGAAAAACAATGTGGATATTGCGGATATCGGCGCATACTTTATCACTCCCTGCCCGGCAAAAATGACAAGTATCAAATCGCCGCTCGCCAAGGAAAAAAGCGATGTGGACGGCGCAATCTCAATTCTTGAGGTCTACGGTCTTCTTACGGGACAGCTGAAAGCGGCGGACGCAAAACATTTTGACGGCGTCAAGGCTTCGGCAAAAGGGATCGGCTGGGCGAACAGCGGCGGGGAGACGTTTGCCGTTGGAGAAAAGAACGCCCTTGCAGTGGACGGGATTTCCAATGTTGCGCGTGCGCTTGAGGATATTGAGAACGATAAACTGAAGGATCTCGATTTTTTTGAAGGACTCGCGTGCGTTGGCGGCTGTGTCGGCGGACCGCTGGTTTTCGAGAGCGCGTTTGTCGCACAGTCGCGCGTACAGAAGATTTGCGATGAGGTTGGGTATGACAGGGCCGTGGAAGAGCAGGCCGAACAATATGCGCAGACAGGCGTGGCGGCAACGAGGAAGCAAATGGAAGCAGTGGACGTTATGAAGCTGGATGACGACCGTATGGAGGCGCTGCGCAAGATACAGCAAATCGAGGAACTTGTCCAAAAACTTCCGGGGATGGACTGTGGAAGCTGCGGGGCACCATCATGCAGGGCGCTTGCCGAGGATATCGTACGCGGCCATGCGCAAGAGATGGACTGCGTGTTTATATTGAAGGAAAAGGTGCGTTATCTCGCGGAAGAGATGGTGGACCTTGCAAGCAAAGATAAAATATCGGAGGATGAAACTGAATGA